The following proteins come from a genomic window of Sorghum bicolor cultivar BTx623 chromosome 3, Sorghum_bicolor_NCBIv3, whole genome shotgun sequence:
- the LOC110433705 gene encoding glycine, alanine and asparagine-rich protein-like: MQGRHANMFVTADTNCSELHGDGYWLRASLMLRSQRCTFLSLQLSSLPRSSPGQQQLFRLPLLSAQLHAMAAEGQSQHSGTSSARRRQEADLAAAEERRRAAAATAAAAARASRLAQAELAAARAEVEAAAAAGTARAAAAEVEDLRSSHSSSIAADDSADPDLELLERDAARRRAAQWAAVHAHERGRSPDRRGGAGGAPGGGAHDNGGGRVEEEHGLRRPRGSLSPDRYRGGAGGAPGGGAHGNGGGRVEGEHGLRRPRGSLSSDRYHGYHGYQVVARDVGPGG, from the exons ATGCAGGGCAGGCATGCAAACATGTTTGTGACCGCAGATACAAACTGTAGTGAACTTCATGGTGATGGTTATTGGCTCCGCGCGTCACTGATGTTGAGAAGTCAAAGATGTACCTTTCTCAGCTTGCAG TTGAGCTCCCTGCCTCGCAGCAGCCCCGGGCAGCAGCAGCTGTTCCGGCTGCCTCTGCTCTCCGCGCAACTGCACGCCATGGCCGCAGAAGGGCAGTCTCAACACTCGGGCACCTCGAGCGCGCGGCGTCGGCAGGAGGCCGACCTCGCTGCAGCAGAGGAGCGCAGACGAGCGGCGGCAGCGACCGCTGCAGCAGCAGCGAGGGCGTCGAGGCTGGCCCAAGCGGAGCTGGCAGCAGCCAGAGCGGAGGTGGaggcagcagctgctgcaggTACAGCGCGTGCAGCGGCAGCGGAGGTTGAGGACCTGCGCAGCAGTCACAGCAGCTCCATCGCTGCTGATGACAGTGCTGACCCAGACCTAGAGCTGCTGGAGAGAGATGCAGCACGCCGGCGAGCGGCGCAGTGGGCAGCTGTGCACGCCCACGAGCGTGGCCGCAGTCCAGACAGGCGTGGAGGCGCTGGCGGCGCTCCTGGAGGAGGCGCGCACGACAACGGCGGTGGACGGGTAGAGGAAGAGCACGGCCTTCGCAGGCCGCGTGGCTCTCTCTCCCCGGACCGGTACCGTGGTGGAGCCGGCGGCGCTCCTGGAGGAGGCGCACATGGCAACGGCGGTGGACGGGTCGAGGGAGAGCACGGCCTTCGCAGGCCGCGTGGCTCTCTCTCCTCGGACCGGTACCATGGCTACCATGGGTACCAGGTTGTTGCCAGGGACGTTGGCCCTGGTGGATGA
- the LOC8075449 gene encoding uncharacterized protein LOC8075449, producing MAWMAAATLCCRLLRLPSARRPPSSRTRCSAAQSPDAVDKEYADLNLRPLYPNRGHHMRIRQHVNPLSSSFSEPTEPPEWKEVFDDPLLPLMVDIGCGSGRFLIWHAKNSDKRQNYLGLEIREKLVERAQFWVNELGLMNVCFMFANATVSFQKIISSYPGPLSLVSILCPDPHFKKRHHKRRVLQQPLVDSITKNLCLGGRVFIQSDVLEVAVDMRERFDGYSDILAHVNYVDQDLQCDHEGWLLDNPMGIRTEREIHAELEGATIYRRMYQKIRDASY from the exons gccttccCTCCGCCCGCCGCCCTCCCTCGTCCCGGACTCGGTGTTCCGCTGCGCAGAGCCCCGACGCCGTGGACAAGGAGTACGCCGACCTCAACCTCCGGCCTCTGTACCCCAAC AGGGGCCATCACATGCGCATACGGCAGCACGTGAACCCGCTCAGCTCATCCTTCTCG GAGCCCACGGAGCCGCCAGAGTGGAAGGAGGTGTTCGACGACCCCCTGCTCCCCCTCATGGTCGACATCGGCTGCG GGAGTGGGAGGTTCTTGATTTGGCACGCGAAGAATTCTGACAAGAGGCAGAACTACCTTGGGTTAGAAATCCGCGAAAAG TTGGTGGAGCGGGCACAATTCTGGGTGAATGAATTGGGGCTTATGAATGT CTGTTTTATGTTTGCAAATGCAACGGTGTCTTTTCAGAAAATCATATCGTCATACCCTGGTCCCTTGTCACTTGTTTCAATACTG TGTCCTGATCCACACTTCAAAAAGAGACATCACAAAAGAAGAGTTCTGCAGCAACCATTGGTCGATTCAATCACAAAGAATCTCTGTTTAGGTGGACGG GTTTTCATACAATCAGATGTACTGGAAGTAGCTGTAGACATGAGAGAAAGGTTTGATGGGTACTCTGATATTTTGGCACATGTTAATTATGTCGATCAAGATCTTCAGTGTGACCATGAAGGATGGCTTCTGGACAACCCAATGGGAATCCGGACAGAGCGAGAAATCCATGCAGAGCTTGAAGGAGCAACCATATACAGGAGGATGTACCAAAAAATTAGAGATGCTTCTTACTAA